The following proteins are encoded in a genomic region of Rubrobacter xylanophilus DSM 9941:
- a CDS encoding glycosyltransferase family 4 protein, with the protein MRTLLVTNDFPPKVGGIQSYLLELLSCLPPCGVRVLAPTHPEAGAFDASLPYEVVRWPRPRLYPTPGLVRRVSGLAAGTDVVQYGYALQSWLVAPAVLRRTGVPYAIFVHGAEVLLPLRLPGAAGLLVRGTLGRAAAVISVSRHTAAGVEGATGIGCPVLPPPVDLERFRPPPGARERARRRYGLGGRPVVLCVSRLAFRKGQDRLIDAMPPLARRFGARLLLVGEGPRAGSLRRRARRRGVAGAVVFAGRVPAGELPACYAAADVFAAPVRDRWLGLEQEGFGVVFAEAAAAGLPAVVGASGGAREAVEDGVTGYLVDGRSAAAVGKALARLLGDAGLRERMGRAARGRAAELYGRRAVGRRYRSILERAAGGGGA; encoded by the coding sequence TTGAGGACCCTGCTCGTGACAAACGACTTCCCGCCGAAGGTGGGCGGCATACAGAGCTACCTGCTGGAGCTCCTCTCCTGCCTGCCGCCCTGCGGGGTGCGGGTGCTGGCCCCCACCCACCCGGAGGCCGGGGCCTTCGACGCGTCCCTCCCCTACGAGGTCGTGCGCTGGCCCCGCCCCCGGCTCTACCCCACCCCCGGGCTCGTGCGGCGGGTGAGCGGGCTGGCCGCCGGGACGGACGTGGTGCAGTACGGCTACGCCCTGCAGAGCTGGCTCGTCGCCCCGGCGGTGCTGCGCAGGACCGGGGTGCCCTACGCAATCTTCGTCCACGGTGCGGAGGTGCTCCTCCCGCTCCGGCTGCCCGGGGCCGCCGGGCTCCTGGTGCGGGGCACGCTGGGCCGGGCGGCAGCGGTGATCTCCGTGAGCCGCCACACCGCCGCCGGGGTGGAGGGGGCCACGGGCATCGGCTGCCCGGTGCTGCCCCCGCCCGTGGACCTGGAGCGCTTCCGTCCCCCTCCGGGCGCGCGCGAGAGGGCGCGCCGGCGCTACGGGCTGGGGGGGAGGCCCGTGGTGCTGTGCGTCAGCCGCCTCGCCTTCCGCAAGGGGCAGGACCGGCTCATAGACGCCATGCCCCCGCTCGCCCGGAGGTTCGGGGCCCGGCTGCTGCTCGTCGGGGAGGGCCCCCGGGCGGGCAGCCTCAGGCGCCGGGCCCGGCGCCGGGGTGTGGCGGGGGCGGTGGTCTTCGCCGGGCGGGTGCCCGCCGGGGAGCTGCCCGCCTGCTACGCGGCGGCCGACGTCTTCGCCGCCCCGGTGAGGGACCGGTGGCTCGGGCTGGAGCAGGAGGGTTTCGGGGTGGTCTTCGCCGAGGCCGCGGCGGCCGGGCTGCCCGCGGTGGTCGGCGCCTCCGGGGGCGCCCGGGAGGCGGTCGAGGACGGGGTGACCGGGTACCTGGTGGACGGCCGTTCGGCCGCCGCGGTGGGGAAGGCCCTCGCCCGGCTGCTCGGCGACGCGGGGCTCCGGGAGCGGATGGGCCGGGCGGCCCGCGGGCGGGCCGCGGAGCTGTACGGGCGGCGGGCGGTGGGGAGGAGGTATCGCTCCATCCTGGAGCGCGCCGCCGGGGGCGGGGGGGCGTGA
- a CDS encoding lysylphosphatidylglycerol synthase transmembrane domain-containing protein: MRRSLLGVLLGLALGAVGFAFAAYHVDRPLRIAHLWPVPLAAAVTLLCWLIQGSIIALLAWPELRRVRVLQMTRVYLATQAVGGITPFAGGEIAYQLLALKRHGLGADVGGAVIALRSALNGVVLLAAAVAGLLVVRRVPFVGGGSSLPFSATTVLLVGVVALSAAWLLLVFLIRRRRGREGGGGGPGLVGRAASYLRHLRDSLLLIWRREPRVIAGCLLLAALYWLLYPLLGTLSLRAAGWDGSGWLAVFAAQYVLFLVIPIAPTPGNGGAAEIAFVALMSNYVPQGALLGGVVLWRVLNHFSELVVGAFIAGSEVHEDIELARREFGSG; encoded by the coding sequence GTGAGGCGCTCCCTGCTCGGCGTGCTCCTCGGGCTCGCGCTCGGCGCGGTGGGGTTCGCCTTCGCCGCCTACCACGTCGACCGTCCCCTGAGGATCGCGCACCTGTGGCCGGTCCCCCTCGCCGCCGCGGTGACGCTCCTCTGTTGGCTGATACAGGGCTCCATCATCGCGCTGCTGGCGTGGCCGGAGCTGAGGCGGGTCAGGGTGCTGCAGATGACCCGGGTCTACCTGGCCACCCAGGCGGTCGGCGGGATAACGCCCTTCGCCGGGGGCGAGATAGCCTACCAGCTGCTGGCGCTCAAGCGGCACGGGCTGGGCGCGGACGTGGGCGGCGCGGTGATAGCCCTGCGCTCGGCGCTGAACGGGGTGGTGCTGCTCGCGGCCGCCGTGGCGGGGCTCCTGGTGGTGCGCCGGGTCCCGTTCGTCGGCGGGGGCTCCAGCCTCCCGTTCTCGGCCACGACGGTGCTGCTCGTGGGGGTCGTGGCCCTCAGCGCGGCGTGGTTGCTCCTGGTCTTCCTGATCCGGCGCCGGAGGGGCCGGGAGGGCGGGGGAGGCGGGCCGGGCCTCGTGGGGCGCGCCGCCTCCTACCTCCGGCACCTGAGGGACAGCCTGCTGCTCATCTGGCGCCGGGAGCCGCGGGTGATCGCCGGGTGCCTCCTCTTGGCGGCGCTCTACTGGCTGCTCTACCCGCTGCTCGGGACGCTCTCCCTGCGGGCGGCGGGCTGGGACGGGAGCGGGTGGCTCGCGGTGTTCGCCGCGCAGTACGTGCTGTTTTTGGTGATCCCCATCGCCCCGACCCCCGGCAACGGCGGCGCGGCCGAGATAGCCTTCGTGGCGCTCATGAGCAACTACGTGCCGCAGGGGGCGCTGCTGGGCGGGGTCGTGCTCTGGCGGGTGCTCAACCACTTCTCCGAGCTGGTCGTGGGGGCCTTTATCGCGGGCAGCGAGGTGCACGAGGACATAGAGCTGGCCCGGAGGGAGTTCGGTTCGGGATGA
- a CDS encoding alpha/beta hydrolase has translation MRESAALWPGSAVREVSLRSVDGLRLRAYWHPGGDRAAVLLHGKRGSGRSEAVVATARVYAGAGFGVLVPDLRGRGGSEGRFLTAGYQEERDVRGALRWLAERGFEARRVVLHGWSAGGAAALRAAPGAGVGAVVEDSAFAELPLLLGDLFPGPPRLLCGAARLVSRVLGTEFDPWALCPREDAARLYGEGVPLLIIHCRGDRVVPFRHAELLAAAHPAADFWEVADGFHGGAYAHPGYRERLLGFVERALGPGGG, from the coding sequence ATGAGGGAGAGTGCCGCCCTTTGGCCGGGGAGCGCGGTGCGGGAGGTTTCCCTGAGGAGCGTAGACGGGCTGCGCCTGCGGGCCTACTGGCACCCCGGCGGGGACCGCGCCGCCGTCCTGCTGCACGGCAAGCGGGGCAGCGGGCGGAGCGAGGCCGTGGTGGCGACGGCCCGCGTCTACGCCGGGGCGGGCTTCGGGGTGCTGGTGCCGGACCTCCGGGGGCGGGGCGGCTCCGAGGGGAGGTTTCTCACGGCGGGCTACCAGGAGGAGCGCGACGTGCGGGGCGCCCTGCGCTGGCTCGCGGAGCGCGGTTTCGAGGCGCGGCGGGTCGTGCTCCACGGCTGGTCGGCGGGCGGGGCGGCGGCGCTGCGGGCTGCTCCGGGGGCGGGCGTGGGGGCGGTGGTGGAGGACTCGGCCTTCGCGGAGCTGCCGCTGCTGCTCGGGGACCTCTTCCCCGGCCCTCCCCGGCTCCTGTGCGGGGCGGCGCGCCTGGTCTCCAGGGTCCTGGGCACGGAGTTCGACCCCTGGGCGCTGTGCCCGAGGGAGGACGCCGCGCGGCTCTACGGGGAGGGGGTGCCGCTCCTGATCATCCACTGCCGGGGCGACCGGGTGGTCCCGTTCCGCCACGCCGAGCTGCTCGCCGCCGCCCACCCGGCGGCGGACTTCTGGGAGGTCGCGGACGGGTTCCACGGCGGGGCCTACGCCCACCCGGGCTACCGGGAGCGGCTCCTCGGGTTCGTGGAGCGGGCTCTGGGCCCGGGAGGCGGCTGA
- a CDS encoding glycerol-3-phosphate acyltransferase: MRPVVLEAAVAFLLGYAAGSVPLGLLVAYLFAGIDIRRHGTGNVGAANVREHAGRAAAAVVALGVFLQGLLPPLAARLLGAQEEVVAAAALGPVVGYGWSPFLGFRGAGRSGSPPARRRPSPRGASWCCSGRTRSGRC, encoded by the coding sequence GTGAGGCCCGTGGTCCTGGAGGCGGCGGTGGCCTTCCTCCTGGGGTACGCGGCGGGCTCGGTGCCCCTGGGCCTCCTCGTGGCCTACCTCTTCGCCGGCATAGACATCCGCCGCCACGGCACCGGCAACGTGGGGGCGGCGAACGTCCGGGAGCACGCCGGGAGGGCCGCCGCGGCGGTGGTGGCGCTGGGGGTGTTCCTGCAGGGCCTTCTGCCGCCGCTGGCGGCCCGGCTCCTGGGGGCGCAGGAGGAGGTGGTGGCCGCCGCCGCGCTCGGCCCCGTGGTCGGCTACGGATGGTCCCCCTTTCTGGGCTTCCGGGGGGCAGGGCGCTCGGGGTCGCCACCGGCGCGGCGGCGGCCCTCTCCCCGGGGGGCCTCCTGGTGCTGCTCGGGACGTACGCGCTCGGGGCGCTGCTGA
- a CDS encoding MFS transporter — MRPRPTAAPGRVLSWTLYDFASTVFSVSILSYFFPLWLADELGAGADLFNYITAASMVLVFLTAPLLGALADLGQRRKPYLAASTLLAVGCTAGLELSGSLAAAVALFVAGNLGYQWAQIFYNALLPGVAPGRSTGRVSGYGGVAGYAGTIVALAALTPLVTHPEAVRSALGPLGFWLETEGATNSNAFLPTAALYLIFGLPALLWVPDRAAREPRPAGLVRGYREVLHTIRGLRGYAGMGAFMLSTVLYMDVSNTVVANMALYGREVFGMEQADIRNLLLLSTVFAAAGAAGFGLVADLLGPKRTLMAVLGLWLAAIAAVAAATEAWMLLLAGPLVGVVFGATGPVSRVLLIALSPPAKLGEFFGFYALAGRFSAATGPALTGLILTAFEPLGTGAYRLAVLSLAAATVLAMAVLAHVPDRRPPEPAWNPAAEGGG; from the coding sequence TTGAGGCCGAGGCCCACAGCCGCACCCGGCCGGGTCCTCTCCTGGACGCTCTACGACTTCGCGAGCACCGTCTTCTCGGTGAGCATCCTCAGCTACTTCTTCCCCCTGTGGCTCGCCGACGAGCTGGGGGCCGGGGCGGACCTCTTCAACTACATCACAGCGGCCTCCATGGTCCTCGTCTTCCTCACCGCCCCGCTCCTCGGGGCGCTGGCCGACCTGGGGCAGCGCCGCAAGCCCTACCTGGCCGCCTCCACCCTGCTGGCGGTGGGCTGCACGGCGGGGCTCGAGCTCTCGGGGAGCCTGGCCGCCGCCGTGGCGCTGTTCGTGGCGGGCAACCTGGGCTACCAGTGGGCCCAGATCTTCTACAACGCCCTGTTGCCCGGGGTGGCGCCGGGAAGGAGCACGGGGCGGGTGAGCGGCTACGGCGGGGTCGCCGGGTACGCGGGCACCATCGTGGCGCTGGCCGCCCTCACCCCGCTCGTCACCCACCCGGAGGCGGTGAGGTCGGCGCTCGGCCCGCTGGGGTTCTGGCTGGAGACGGAGGGCGCCACCAACTCCAACGCCTTTCTCCCGACGGCGGCGCTCTACCTTATCTTCGGCCTGCCGGCGCTCCTGTGGGTGCCCGACAGGGCGGCGCGGGAGCCCCGCCCGGCGGGTCTGGTGCGGGGGTACCGCGAGGTGCTGCACACCATACGCGGGCTCCGCGGCTACGCGGGGATGGGGGCGTTCATGCTCTCCACGGTGCTCTACATGGACGTCTCCAACACCGTAGTCGCCAACATGGCGCTCTACGGGCGGGAGGTCTTCGGCATGGAGCAGGCCGACATCCGCAACCTGCTCCTGCTCTCCACCGTGTTCGCGGCCGCGGGGGCGGCGGGCTTCGGGCTGGTGGCGGACCTGCTGGGCCCCAAGCGCACCCTGATGGCCGTGCTCGGGCTGTGGCTCGCGGCGATAGCGGCGGTCGCGGCCGCCACCGAGGCCTGGATGCTCCTGCTGGCCGGGCCGCTGGTGGGGGTCGTCTTCGGGGCCACGGGCCCGGTGAGCCGGGTGCTGCTCATCGCGCTCTCCCCGCCCGCGAAGCTGGGGGAGTTCTTCGGGTTCTACGCCCTGGCCGGGCGGTTCTCCGCCGCCACCGGCCCGGCGCTCACGGGCCTCATCCTCACCGCCTTCGAACCGCTGGGCACCGGCGCCTACCGCCTGGCGGTGCTCTCCCTCGCCGCGGCCACCGTCCTCGCCATGGCCGTCCTCGCCCACGTCCCGGACCGGCGACCACCGGAGCCGGCCTGGAATCCGGCGGCGGAGGGGGGTGGCTAG
- a CDS encoding DegV family protein, which produces MAERRVAVVTESVSSLPRQLAGELEIEVVPVPFSYAGRDYLDGEDITPEEFYGILRPDLPPASTSSPSPGAYLEVFRRLCGAGLEVLCVTATGKIATRMPESARMGRELAREEGVEGRIEVLDSGSAAMGEGFLALEAARMAWEGAGMEEILSRLEELSGRVSLLVTLDTLQYLSKTARLRRLAALFAKALQIKPVILFERGEVRPLETPRTRRKAVERLLALAEERVSGEGPLHVAVQHAAAGEEAGELAEEVRERLGPRELLVAEFSPVMTSYAGPGLLGLALYEEPPGAGP; this is translated from the coding sequence ATGGCTGAGAGAAGGGTCGCCGTCGTAACCGAGAGCGTCTCCTCCCTTCCCCGGCAGCTCGCCGGCGAGCTGGAGATAGAGGTCGTTCCGGTGCCCTTCAGCTACGCCGGGCGCGACTACCTGGACGGGGAGGACATAACCCCCGAGGAGTTCTACGGCATCCTGCGGCCGGACCTCCCCCCCGCGAGCACCTCCTCCCCCTCCCCCGGCGCCTACCTGGAGGTCTTCAGGAGGCTGTGCGGGGCGGGGCTGGAGGTTCTGTGCGTCACCGCCACCGGCAAGATCGCCACCCGGATGCCGGAGTCGGCCCGGATGGGCCGGGAGCTGGCGCGCGAGGAGGGCGTGGAGGGCAGGATAGAGGTGCTCGACTCCGGCTCGGCGGCGATGGGAGAGGGGTTCCTGGCGCTGGAGGCCGCCCGGATGGCCTGGGAGGGCGCGGGGATGGAGGAGATCCTCTCGCGCCTCGAGGAGCTCTCGGGGCGCGTCAGCCTGCTGGTCACCCTGGACACCCTGCAGTACCTCTCCAAGACGGCGCGTCTCCGGCGGCTCGCGGCCCTGTTCGCCAAGGCGCTGCAGATAAAGCCGGTCATCCTCTTCGAGCGCGGCGAGGTGCGCCCGCTGGAGACCCCCAGGACGCGCAGAAAGGCGGTGGAGCGCCTGCTCGCGCTGGCCGAAGAGCGCGTCTCGGGGGAGGGGCCCCTGCACGTGGCCGTGCAGCACGCCGCGGCCGGCGAGGAGGCCGGGGAGCTTGCGGAGGAGGTCCGGGAGCGCCTCGGGCCCCGGGAGCTGCTCGTCGCCGAGTTCTCCCCGGTGATGACCAGCTACGCCGGCCCCGGGCTGCTGGGGCTGGCCCTCTACGAGGAGCCGCCGGGCGCCGGCCCTTGA
- a CDS encoding glycerol-3-phosphate acyltransferase: MELSTLLEATVAFLLGYAAGSVPLGLLVAYLFAGIDIRRHGTGNVGASNVWRNVGLLPAAVVALGVFLQGLLPPLAARLLGAQEEVVAAAALGPVVGYGWSPFLGFRGGRGVGVSTGAAAALSPGGFLVLLAVYGLGRLADQMGLATVAGFALYAVYALWSAGWSATGLAALALLALVLLRRLEGVSEDLRHHPALPTLAGRLLLDRRPGQRLRGRNG, translated from the coding sequence ATGGAACTTTCTACGCTCCTCGAAGCGACGGTGGCCTTTCTCCTGGGGTACGCGGCGGGCTCGGTGCCCCTGGGCCTCCTCGTGGCCTACCTCTTCGCCGGCATAGACATCCGCCGCCACGGCACCGGCAACGTGGGGGCCTCCAACGTGTGGCGCAACGTCGGGCTGCTCCCGGCGGCGGTGGTGGCGCTGGGGGTGTTCCTGCAGGGCCTTCTGCCGCCGCTGGCGGCCCGGCTCCTGGGGGCGCAGGAGGAGGTGGTGGCCGCCGCCGCGCTCGGCCCCGTGGTCGGCTACGGATGGTCCCCCTTTCTGGGCTTCCGGGGCGGGCGGGGGGTGGGCGTCTCCACCGGCGCGGCGGCGGCCCTCTCCCCGGGGGGCTTCCTGGTGCTGCTCGCGGTCTACGGGCTGGGGCGGCTGGCGGACCAGATGGGCCTCGCGACCGTCGCGGGGTTCGCCCTCTACGCCGTCTACGCCCTGTGGAGCGCCGGGTGGTCGGCCACCGGGCTCGCCGCCCTCGCCCTCCTCGCGCTGGTGCTGCTGCGGCGGCTGGAGGGGGTCTCCGAAGACCTCCGGCATCACCCCGCCCTCCCCACCCTGGCCGGGCGCCTGCTCCTCGACCGGCGGCCGGGCCAGCGCCTGCGCGGCAGAAACGGCTAG
- a CDS encoding Gfo/Idh/MocA family protein, translated as MQRLKMGMVGGGEGSFIGAVHRRAAALDGEIELVAGALSSTPEKALRSGRALGLPEGRNYASWEEMLEGELALPEEERIDFVSIVTPNHMHFPVARAFVRAGFDVICDKPLVHTSEQALELVRAVEKAGTIFCVTYNYTGYPMVRQARHMVRSGMLGELRKVIVEYSQGWLVRRLEDEDKQARWRTDPSLAGAAGAIGDIGSHAENLVATVTGLRISEICADLTTFVEGRRLDDDGNLLVRYEGGAKGVMISSQISTGEENNLSLRVYGTEGALQWRQEEPNHLLFAPFGKPVQTLRRGNPYLCEEARAASRLPAGHPEAFIEAFANLYLEAAAAMRARRGLSPERPPDFPTVYDGARGVHFIERVVESSRSEKKWLDARWEAPQPEGAGASGP; from the coding sequence ATGCAGAGGCTCAAGATGGGGATGGTCGGCGGGGGCGAGGGCTCCTTCATCGGGGCGGTGCACCGGCGGGCGGCCGCGCTGGACGGCGAGATAGAGCTCGTGGCCGGGGCGCTCTCCTCCACCCCGGAGAAGGCCCTCCGCTCCGGGAGGGCGCTGGGGCTGCCGGAAGGGAGGAACTACGCCAGCTGGGAGGAGATGCTGGAGGGGGAGCTCGCCCTCCCCGAGGAGGAGCGCATAGACTTCGTCAGCATCGTCACCCCGAACCACATGCACTTCCCGGTCGCCCGCGCCTTCGTCCGGGCGGGGTTCGACGTGATCTGCGACAAGCCGCTGGTGCACACCTCGGAGCAGGCCCTGGAGCTGGTGCGCGCCGTCGAGAAGGCGGGCACGATCTTCTGCGTCACCTACAACTACACCGGCTACCCGATGGTCCGCCAGGCCCGGCACATGGTCCGCTCCGGCATGCTCGGCGAGCTGCGCAAGGTCATCGTCGAGTACAGCCAGGGCTGGCTCGTGCGCCGGCTGGAGGACGAGGACAAGCAGGCCAGGTGGCGCACCGACCCCTCCCTGGCCGGGGCCGCCGGGGCCATCGGGGACATCGGCTCGCACGCCGAGAACCTCGTGGCCACCGTGACCGGGCTCCGGATCTCCGAGATCTGCGCCGACCTCACCACCTTCGTCGAGGGCCGCCGCCTCGACGACGACGGCAACCTCCTCGTCCGCTACGAGGGCGGGGCGAAGGGCGTCATGATCTCCTCCCAGATCTCCACGGGAGAGGAGAACAACCTGAGCCTCCGGGTCTACGGCACCGAGGGCGCCCTGCAGTGGCGCCAGGAGGAGCCGAACCACCTCCTCTTCGCGCCCTTCGGGAAGCCCGTCCAGACCCTCCGGCGCGGCAACCCCTACCTCTGCGAGGAGGCGCGGGCGGCGAGCCGGCTCCCGGCCGGGCACCCCGAGGCGTTTATCGAGGCGTTCGCGAACCTCTACCTGGAGGCCGCGGCGGCGATGCGCGCCCGCCGCGGCCTCTCCCCGGAGAGGCCCCCGGACTTCCCCACCGTCTACGACGGGGCGCGCGGGGTGCACTTTATCGAGAGGGTGGTGGAGAGCAGCCGCAGCGAGAAAAAGTGGCTCGACGCCCGGTGGGAGGCCCCGCAACCCGAAGGCGCGGGGGCCTCAGGGCCCTGA
- a CDS encoding sugar phosphate isomerase/epimerase family protein: MPRRPVTLFTGQWADLPLEELAPLAREMGYDGLELACWGDHFDVRRALEDEGYAAGRRELLSSHDLRCWAIGNHLVGQAVCDPIDERHRATLPERVWGDGDPEGVRRRAAEEMKDTARAARRLGVEVVTGFTGSSVWHKLYFFPPTPHEEVEAGYEDFARRWNPILDVFDEEGVRFAFEVHPTEIAYDLYSAERALEAVGGRRAFGFNFDPSHLYWQFVDPVKFIDRFADRIYHVHMKDAARTLDGQSGILSSHLPFGDHRRGWDFRSLGRGGVDFEEIVRALNRTGYGGPLSVEWEDSGMDRVHGARESAAFVRRLDFEPSGVAFDAAFGEE; encoded by the coding sequence GTGCCCAGAAGACCCGTAACCCTGTTCACCGGCCAGTGGGCGGACCTGCCGCTCGAGGAGCTGGCCCCCCTCGCCAGGGAGATGGGCTACGACGGCCTGGAGCTCGCCTGCTGGGGGGACCACTTCGACGTGCGCAGGGCGCTCGAGGACGAGGGCTACGCCGCCGGGAGGCGAGAGCTCCTCTCCTCCCACGACCTGCGCTGCTGGGCCATAGGCAACCACCTGGTGGGCCAGGCCGTCTGCGACCCCATCGACGAGCGCCACAGGGCCACCCTCCCCGAGCGCGTGTGGGGGGACGGCGACCCCGAGGGGGTGCGGCGGCGAGCCGCCGAGGAGATGAAGGACACCGCCCGCGCCGCGAGGAGGCTCGGCGTGGAGGTGGTCACGGGCTTCACCGGCTCCTCCGTCTGGCACAAGCTCTACTTCTTCCCGCCCACCCCGCACGAGGAGGTCGAGGCCGGCTACGAGGACTTCGCCCGCCGGTGGAACCCCATCCTGGACGTCTTCGACGAGGAGGGGGTGCGCTTCGCCTTCGAGGTGCACCCCACGGAGATCGCCTACGACCTCTACTCCGCGGAGCGGGCGCTCGAGGCCGTGGGGGGCCGGAGGGCCTTCGGCTTCAACTTCGACCCCTCGCACCTCTACTGGCAGTTCGTCGATCCCGTGAAGTTCATAGACCGCTTCGCCGACAGGATCTACCACGTCCACATGAAGGACGCCGCCCGCACCCTCGACGGCCAGAGCGGCATCCTCTCCTCCCACCTCCCCTTCGGGGATCACCGGCGCGGCTGGGACTTCCGCTCGCTGGGCCGCGGCGGGGTGGACTTCGAGGAGATCGTCAGGGCCCTCAACCGCACGGGCTACGGCGGCCCGCTCTCGGTGGAGTGGGAGGACTCCGGGATGGACCGGGTGCACGGCGCCCGCGAGTCCGCCGCCTTCGTCCGGAGGCTGGACTTCGAGCCCTCCGGCGTGGCCTTCGACGCCGCCTTCGGGGAGGAGTGA
- a CDS encoding Gfo/Idh/MocA family protein, which translates to MQKKNAPPLRIGFVGSGFIARFHLEAFLGVRDARISGVFSPTPAHREALAAEAGRLGLGPCAPFPSIESMLRSGEVDAVWLLGPNSTRLANMRAIHREVKAGRATLRGVACEKPLARNLAEAREMLRLAEDANLNHGYLENQLFSTAVRRGREIIWRRAAPIAGRPYLARASEEHSGPHAPWFWRGEEQGGGVLSDMMCHSVEVARYLLTEPGRDRHSLRPLSASATIATLKWGRREYARRLEETIGVDYSSSPVEDFARGTLALEDEAGNRLIIEATTSWSYVGPGLRIQLELLGPEYAMEYSTLNSGLKVFLSRNVSGEAGEDLVEKQNAEQGLMPVLEDEAASYGYTLEDRHMVGCFLRGERPEETFRDGVAVVELLMALYRSAETGRTIALPDPELEDYVPAVARGEYRG; encoded by the coding sequence ATGCAGAAGAAGAACGCGCCGCCGCTGCGCATAGGGTTCGTCGGGAGCGGGTTTATAGCACGCTTCCACCTGGAGGCCTTCCTCGGGGTGAGGGACGCCAGGATCTCCGGGGTCTTCAGCCCCACCCCCGCCCACCGGGAGGCGCTCGCCGCCGAGGCCGGCCGGCTGGGCCTCGGCCCCTGCGCCCCCTTCCCCTCCATAGAGAGCATGCTCCGTTCCGGAGAGGTGGACGCGGTCTGGCTCCTCGGCCCCAACAGCACCCGCCTCGCCAACATGCGCGCCATCCACCGCGAGGTGAAGGCGGGGCGCGCCACCCTGCGCGGCGTCGCCTGCGAGAAGCCCCTCGCCCGCAACCTCGCCGAGGCCCGCGAGATGCTCCGCCTGGCCGAGGACGCGAACCTCAACCACGGCTACCTGGAGAACCAGCTCTTCTCCACCGCCGTCCGGCGGGGCCGGGAGATCATCTGGCGGCGGGCGGCCCCCATAGCCGGGCGGCCCTACCTGGCCCGGGCCTCCGAGGAGCACTCCGGCCCCCACGCCCCCTGGTTCTGGCGCGGCGAGGAGCAGGGCGGGGGCGTCCTCTCGGACATGATGTGCCACAGCGTGGAGGTCGCCCGCTACCTGCTCACCGAGCCGGGCAGGGACCGCCACAGCCTCCGCCCCCTCTCCGCGAGCGCCACCATCGCCACTCTCAAGTGGGGCCGCCGGGAGTACGCCCGCCGCCTCGAGGAGACAATCGGCGTGGACTACTCCAGCAGCCCGGTGGAGGACTTCGCCCGCGGCACCCTCGCCCTGGAGGACGAGGCGGGCAACCGGCTCATCATCGAGGCCACCACCTCCTGGTCCTACGTCGGCCCGGGGCTCAGGATACAGCTCGAGCTCCTCGGCCCCGAGTACGCCATGGAGTACAGCACCCTGAACAGCGGGCTCAAGGTCTTCCTCTCCCGCAACGTGAGCGGGGAGGCCGGCGAGGACCTCGTCGAGAAGCAGAACGCCGAGCAGGGCCTGATGCCGGTGCTGGAGGACGAGGCCGCCTCCTACGGCTACACCCTGGAGGACCGGCACATGGTCGGGTGCTTCCTGCGCGGGGAGCGGCCGGAGGAGACCTTCCGGGACGGTGTGGCGGTCGTGGAGCTGCTCATGGCGCTCTACCGCTCCGCCGAGACCGGGCGCACCATAGCCCTCCCGGACCCGGAGCTCGAGGACTACGTCCCCGCGGTGGCCCGCGGGGAGTACCGCGGTTAG
- a CDS encoding ABC transporter permease produces the protein MKRPRVDPVLIALLLAAGLFALGSLLQPGFGSYDQAMNILRLAAFLGIVAAGQTLVIISGGEGIDLSVGAVVTLGAILVFRLGTGEAGGALLALAIALGVGLLIGAANGLGITLLKIPPLVMTLGMAGVVQGLILVVTRGELRGETPDLLAGLVSGSLAFGIPGVVLVWAALGLLMWLLLWRTPYGRQLFAVGANRTTARLSGVRVPAVVVATYALSGMLAALGGAILLGYTRQVFLNLGDPYTLPSVAAVVVGGTLLAGGVGSYAGTMAGALVLTLLTSLLTALDLPESARQIVYGLTLLALLSLYGRQRALRE, from the coding sequence GTGAAGCGCCCGCGGGTAGACCCGGTCCTCATAGCCCTGCTGCTCGCCGCCGGGCTCTTCGCCCTCGGCAGCCTCCTGCAGCCGGGCTTCGGCAGCTACGACCAGGCGATGAACATCCTGCGCCTCGCGGCCTTTCTGGGCATCGTCGCCGCCGGGCAGACGCTGGTCATCATAAGCGGCGGGGAGGGGATAGACCTCTCCGTGGGGGCGGTGGTCACGCTGGGGGCCATCCTGGTCTTCAGGCTCGGCACCGGGGAGGCGGGCGGGGCGCTGCTGGCGCTCGCCATAGCGCTCGGCGTCGGGCTCCTCATAGGCGCGGCGAACGGGCTCGGGATCACGCTGCTCAAGATCCCCCCGCTGGTGATGACGCTGGGGATGGCCGGCGTGGTGCAGGGCCTGATCCTGGTGGTAACCCGCGGCGAACTGCGCGGCGAGACGCCGGACCTCCTGGCCGGCCTGGTCTCCGGGTCGCTCGCCTTCGGGATCCCGGGGGTGGTCCTGGTGTGGGCGGCGCTGGGCCTGCTGATGTGGCTCTTGCTGTGGCGCACCCCCTACGGCAGGCAGCTCTTCGCCGTGGGGGCCAACCGCACCACCGCCCGGCTCTCGGGGGTCAGGGTCCCCGCCGTGGTCGTGGCCACCTACGCGCTGAGCGGGATGCTCGCCGCGCTGGGCGGGGCGATCCTGCTCGGCTACACCCGGCAGGTCTTCCTCAACCTCGGCGACCCCTACACCCTCCCCTCGGTGGCCGCCGTGGTGGTCGGGGGGACCCTGCTCGCGGGCGGCGTCGGCAGCTACGCGGGGACGATGGCCGGGGCGCTGGTCCTCACCCTCCTGACCAGCCTGCTCACCGCCCTCGACCTCCCCGAATCCGCCCGCCAGATCGTCTACGGGCTGACCCTGCTCGCCCTGCTCTCCCTCTACGGCAGGCAGCGAGCCCTGAGGGAGTGA